The segment CTTCATCTAGTAACACTCCCGAAGAGATAACTGCTGCATCCAGAAATGGTAACCCTGTTTTTGTCCGTTTTGATAATGATACAATTTTTATACGTTTAGAATGGAATGTCGCTACTGGAAAGGAAAGTGCTCTTCTAATCTATACTTCACATGATTTTGATAAACTGATGGCATTAAAAAATAAGAAATCAATTATTAACGATATTTAACCACTGAACCCCTTCAACACGCGAAACCCCAAGAAAAATGAAATACTGAACACCTTCCTTTTGGAGGGTGTTTTCATTTTAAGGGGGTAACATGCAAACAACTATCAATGAAGCCGAACTCGAACGGCTTGAAAACCTACTGCCAGACTCTGCAAAGCAACTCATTGACGTCATTGGCTACAATGCGACATCACGCCTTATTAGCCGTTTTGGTGGTGTCACCCTCGCAGGTGTCAGCGGTGAGGCTGCAGAGCGTACCGGAGGCGTTCACCGACTATTACGTGAAGTCTTAAATGAAGGCGAGTGCAAGCAGCTCTTGCACTACATTGGTAAAACTGCATTTTATATCCCGCGATGTGAAGAAGCCTTTCGCCAAATTCGCAACCAACACTTTATCAAAGAGTTACTGACGTTGAGTGAGCAAGGTCGTTCGCGTCGCCAGGCAATGGCATTACTGTGCCCCAAATACGGATTTAGTGACCGCATCGGTTGGAAACTGTTGCGTGACCTTGACGCAGAGAGCGCCGCTCAAGACCGTTTATTTGATTGATATTTGCGTGTCTTTTATGACACACTAAAACCCCCTTTAGGGTTTGGTATTCAACTGCTGAACCCCTTCCAACACTCCCGATATTCCTATCTCCTTATACTCAAACTCTCTTATTTCTGATTGGGTTTTTCGTCCATTTCCCTCGGTTTTTTGGAGGCCGTTATGTGAGCGTTAGGAGGTTGCCATGAACCCAGTCTTCCTCGTAAAGGATAGATACATGGATGAAAAGATAACCCAGATCATCACTCAAATATCGTATTGGTTCGCGGGTCTGGGTTTATTTTTTAGTGGTTTGTCATTGTATGAGTGGGGATTTCTCATTGGTGTGTTTGCCAGTGTGCTGCTTGGGACATTGACCTATCTCTTAAATCGCCGAGAGCAAAAACGCCGAACGCGCATTTTAGAGAACTATTTCTCGAATAAACCCGTTTCTCGTGAGGATGCCGAAAAGCTGATTGAAGCATCCATCAAATCCCCCAAGGATTTATAACATGGATATGAAGCAGCGTTATCTCTCTGCCGCCGTTGTGGCGTTGATTGTCGGTGGAGCCAGTGAAAGCCAGATATTTGACCAGTTTATCAAAGAAAAAGAAGGTAACTTTACCACCGCTTACCAAGATGCAGGCGGGATTTGGACAGTATGCCAAGGCGTCACCCGTATTGATGGTCGTCCTGTCAAGCCGCGTGAAAAGCTCACTGATGCACAATGTGAACGCTTAAATGCCATTGAGCGTGACAAAGCCATTTCATGGGTACAAAAACACGTTCCCCTGTCTCTCACGCCGCCACAAATCGCGGGTATCGCGTCTTTCTGCCCTTACAACATTGGCGCAGGTAAGTGCTTTTCATCCACGTTCTACCGCAAGTTACACGCGGGTGACATCGAGGGAGCCTGCAAGGAGATCCCCCGTTGGGTCTTTGATGGTGGAAAAGATTGCCGAAAAACCCAAGGGCAACCCGGCGGCTGTTATGGTCAAGTGATCCGACGTCACCAAGAGGCTGAGTTGTTGTGTTGGGAGTTAATGCAGGTAAATACGACATGGACAAAGCCATGAACTCAATCGCAGAAAACACATTAACCCGCTCGTTTAAAGTCGCTTTAATTATCGCAGCATGGTTGTTGTTTGCGATTGGTGCAACGGCGGGCGCTGTCTTAGCACGTTCTTACTACAACGGCATTATTCAAGCGAACCAATCTCAATACGATAAGAATTTAAAAGCCATCTCCGATGAAGCTGCGGCTGCGACCAAACAAGCCAATGCGCGTATGGAGCAGGCTCAACGCGAAAAACAACGGTTAGATGAGCGTTATGCCAAGGAGTTAAGTGATGCACAAAAAGAGTCTAAAGCTTTACGTGATGACCTCTCTGCTGGTCGTCGCCGGTTGCAGTTCGCCAGAGCCGACCTTGCAACCTGTCAGCTCACCGCAAGCCACAGTTCCAGCACCCGCCCCATGGGCGATGAAGCCGAAATCCGATTCTCTGTCGAAGCTGGACTCCTTGTTGAAGATATCCGAGCCGGTATCCAACTAGACCAAGCCAAGCTTGACTACTTGCAAGACTACGTCACCAACGTGGTGAATGAATGCCGTCGAGAGGTGACACCATGATTCGTTACCGTCCGATGATCGTCGCTCTGGCAATTGTGCTCTATCTGGTGTTGTTTCTCGGTGTGGGTATGTACCTGCGCACTGTGAGTACCTGTGACCAAGCTCAAGCCCAGAGTCACCGTTTAACGTATTTAGACGGCATGGTTTGCCGTTATCTCGATACCCATGAGGCAATAACGCCTCCATCTTCAAGGAGTTTACGATGAAAAAACGCCCACAGCAGGGACGCAAAAAAGACGTTTTAATTGCTATTAACAGCCAGTTAAACCGCATTGAAAGCAACATTAATCGACAAATGCAAAGCATGGATGAGCAAATCGAACTCATCCGTGAAGAAGCAACTAATGGCGCGATTAAGCGGGGTTATGTCGCGGGCGCTATTTCAGGTGGTGTAACCGCCTGCGTGGTCAGCACGGCGTTGATTTTAATCCGCGCGAAAATGGGCTTGTAATTATGGCGTATCCGCAGGAGACCCGCGATAAGTTACGCCGAGCCTATATCTTTAGTCAGTTATCCCTTGAGGTGGCTGCCAGTCAGATAGGCGTGGCGTTTGTCACCGCCCGACGCTGGAAGAAAGAAGCCCAAGATAAAAATGATGACTGGGACAAAATGCGCGCTGCGCACATGTTAGCCGGTGGCGGCGTTGAAGATGCAGGTCGTGCGGTATTGATGAGCCTCGTTGTGCAGTGTCAAGCGGTGACTGAGCAAATCAATACTAACCCTGATATTCCGGCAGATAAGCGTGTTGAGCTGCTAGCGAGCCTTGCTGATGCGTTTAATAAAGCCACATCCGCCAGTAAAAAGATATTGCCTGAAACCGATAAGTTGGCAACTGCTATCGATGTGATCCAACGGTTCGGGCAGTTTATCAGTGACAAGTACCCACAACACAACGTGGTGTTTGTGGAGATTTTAGAAGCCTTTGCCGATGAATTGGAGCGTGCCTATGGATGAAGTTAAGCAGCAGTTAAAAAACTATCAATATCAAATACGTGGATTTGTTTCGACTGAAGCAACTGAAGAGGAAAAGGCACAACTCGCAGAAGCAGAAAAAGAGACGCAAGTGTTTATCATTCAGTTACAGGAGCGCTACCCTAATTATTTAGGTTTAATGGGTGGTGCTATTGCTGTTCTTGATACTTTATTGAGCTGGGAACAGGAATAATGGCAAAAAAGGTTTCCTTAAAAGAGTTTAAAGCCTCACTCCAGGACTACATCACCGAACTGCGCCAAACCATTGAGGCAGAGTGTTTGGGCTTTGATGCTGACCCCAAGGCGGCTGAGGCACGACGTGCGCAAGCCGCGGATGCACAGAACGGCTACAGCTTCTTTGTAGAAACCTATTTCCCGCACTATGTACGCCATCACTCTCGCAGTCAGTTACATGATTATCTCTTTAGCCGGTTGCCTGCGATTGTTGCCAGCTCGGATGCTGAAAGTGACGCCATCGCCGCCCCGCGTGGTGAGGCTAAATCCACGCTAGTGAGTCAACTCTTTACGCTGTGGTGCATTATCCGTGAGCTGAAAAAGTATCCGGTCATCATTATGGACAGTATCGACCAAGCCTACCCGATGCTCGAAGCTATCAAAGCCGAACTGGAATATAACCCGCGACTGAAAAATGATTATCCCGATATTTGTGGTCAAGGGCGTACTTGGCAGATGGGGACTATCGTCACCCGCAATAACATTAAAGTCACGGTTGCCGGTAGCGGTAAAAAACTGCGTGGTTTGCGACATGGTCCATATCGTCCTGACTTAGTGGTGCTTGATGATATTGAAAACGATGAGATGGTGCGTAACCCAGAGCAGCGCGACAAGCTGCATAATTGGTTAAAAAAGACCGTCATGCCGCTCGGTGAAGCCGGGGGTAAAACCGACATCGTTTACATCGGGACTATCTTGCATTATGACTCTGTGCTCTCTCGTACCCTCAATAATGCGATGTGGCGAACAGCGCGGTTTAAAGCCATTCTCCAAATGCCTGCCAATATGAAGTTGTGGGATGAATGGGAAACCTTGATCCACAATAAACACATTGAGGAAGCTGAGCGCTTCTACCACGAAAATGAGCCTGCCATGTTGGAAGGTTCGATTGTGTCATGGGCGGCACGTCCACTGTTGGCGCTCATGAAAATTCGCGCTCGTGATGGTCATGATACCTTTGACTCTGAATACCAGAATGACCCGGTCAGCGGTGAAGATGCCATCTTTGCCAGTTGCATTACATTTTGGTCTAACCATCTCTCTGATTGGGTCTTTTACGGTTCCTGTGACCCAAGCCTCGGTAAACAAAATAAAACCCGTGACCCATCGGCGCTGCTCGTTGGCGGCTTTAACCGCATGACGGGTATCTTAGACGTGGTTGAGGCGGATATTAAGCGCCGTTTGCCCGACCGGATTATTTCGGACGTCATTGACTATCAACGTGAGTATGGCTGTTTGGTGTGGGCGTTTGAGTCTATTGCATTTCAAGAGTTCTTGCGCACCGAGCTGGTGAAGCGTTCGGCGATGTTAGGCGTACCCGTTCCCGCTATCCCTGTTATTCCCAATAGTGATAAAGCCTTACGCATTGAGTCCTTGCAGCCCCACATGGTCAATGGGCTGATACGGTTACATCCAACGCAACACACCCTAATTGACCA is part of the Providencia zhijiangensis genome and harbors:
- a CDS encoding lysozyme, with product MDMKQRYLSAAVVALIVGGASESQIFDQFIKEKEGNFTTAYQDAGGIWTVCQGVTRIDGRPVKPREKLTDAQCERLNAIERDKAISWVQKHVPLSLTPPQIAGIASFCPYNIGAGKCFSSTFYRKLHAGDIEGACKEIPRWVFDGGKDCRKTQGQPGGCYGQVIRRHQEAELLCWELMQVNTTWTKP
- a CDS encoding lysis system i-spanin subunit Rz, translating into MLGVNAGKYDMDKAMNSIAENTLTRSFKVALIIAAWLLFAIGATAGAVLARSYYNGIIQANQSQYDKNLKAISDEAAAATKQANARMEQAQREKQRLDERYAKELSDAQKESKALRDDLSAGRRRLQFARADLATCQLTASHSSSTRPMGDEAEIRFSVEAGLLVEDIRAGIQLDQAKLDYLQDYVTNVVNECRREVTP
- a CDS encoding mor transcription activator family protein, with product MQTTINEAELERLENLLPDSAKQLIDVIGYNATSRLISRFGGVTLAGVSGEAAERTGGVHRLLREVLNEGECKQLLHYIGKTAFYIPRCEEAFRQIRNQHFIKELLTLSEQGRSRRQAMALLCPKYGFSDRIGWKLLRDLDAESAAQDRLFD
- the terL gene encoding phage terminase large subunit, coding for MAKKVSLKEFKASLQDYITELRQTIEAECLGFDADPKAAEARRAQAADAQNGYSFFVETYFPHYVRHHSRSQLHDYLFSRLPAIVASSDAESDAIAAPRGEAKSTLVSQLFTLWCIIRELKKYPVIIMDSIDQAYPMLEAIKAELEYNPRLKNDYPDICGQGRTWQMGTIVTRNNIKVTVAGSGKKLRGLRHGPYRPDLVVLDDIENDEMVRNPEQRDKLHNWLKKTVMPLGEAGGKTDIVYIGTILHYDSVLSRTLNNAMWRTARFKAILQMPANMKLWDEWETLIHNKHIEEAERFYHENEPAMLEGSIVSWAARPLLALMKIRARDGHDTFDSEYQNDPVSGEDAIFASCITFWSNHLSDWVFYGSCDPSLGKQNKTRDPSALLVGGFNRMTGILDVVEADIKRRLPDRIISDVIDYQREYGCLVWAFESIAFQEFLRTELVKRSAMLGVPVPAIPVIPNSDKALRIESLQPHMVNGLIRLHPTQHTLIDQLRHFPKADHDDGPDALHMLWSLAVSRSGNTEIHTRPRRPEGRRFGSGAW
- a CDS encoding potassium channel protein, with product MDEKITQIITQISYWFAGLGLFFSGLSLYEWGFLIGVFASVLLGTLTYLLNRREQKRRTRILENYFSNKPVSREDAEKLIEASIKSPKDL
- a CDS encoding DUF1804 family protein is translated as MAYPQETRDKLRRAYIFSQLSLEVAASQIGVAFVTARRWKKEAQDKNDDWDKMRAAHMLAGGGVEDAGRAVLMSLVVQCQAVTEQINTNPDIPADKRVELLASLADAFNKATSASKKILPETDKLATAIDVIQRFGQFISDKYPQHNVVFVEILEAFADELERAYG